The Pyrococcus kukulkanii genome contains a region encoding:
- a CDS encoding ATP-NAD kinase family protein, with translation MIGFIVNPIAGMGGRVALKGTDGVLEEAIRRGARPVTPELAKLFLSELKNYNIKIKFLTGPGPLGEDYLREFNFSHEIIRHREVGFRDIYGVKVPDTTAEDTKKLVKEMLGEVDLIVFAGGDGTARDIAEVVDLKVPILGIPTGVKMFSGVFATSPEDAARVLVEFLKGNASIEKRPILDLDEDAYRRDELRARKFYEVLTPVVETLVQGSKEAVRTEEEEDLEALAEAVAEDILDNDGIYFLGAGSTIKRIKDKLGIDGTLLGVDVIRVKDGGVKLLVKDASEKDLLSFLKERPKVVVTVIGGLNFLFGRGNQQFSPRVLSEISKDDVIVVATPSKIREGIVRVYTGDRNVDEKFKGYIRVRVSPWMERLVKVI, from the coding sequence ATGATAGGCTTCATAGTGAATCCAATCGCTGGAATGGGTGGTAGAGTAGCCCTCAAGGGTACGGACGGTGTCCTTGAGGAGGCAATAAGAAGAGGGGCGAGGCCTGTAACCCCTGAACTGGCAAAGTTGTTCTTAAGCGAACTTAAAAATTACAATATTAAGATAAAATTCCTAACGGGCCCAGGTCCCCTGGGGGAGGATTATCTAAGGGAATTTAACTTCTCCCATGAGATAATTAGACATAGAGAGGTCGGGTTTAGGGACATTTATGGAGTAAAGGTTCCTGATACGACGGCAGAAGATACTAAGAAGCTTGTCAAGGAAATGCTTGGCGAGGTGGATCTCATAGTATTTGCTGGCGGAGATGGAACGGCGAGGGATATAGCTGAAGTCGTTGATCTAAAAGTTCCCATCTTGGGCATCCCTACGGGTGTGAAGATGTTCTCTGGGGTTTTTGCAACATCTCCGGAGGATGCAGCAAGGGTTCTTGTGGAATTTCTAAAGGGAAATGCAAGTATTGAGAAAAGGCCTATATTGGACCTTGATGAAGATGCTTACAGAAGGGATGAGCTTAGAGCAAGGAAATTTTATGAAGTTTTAACACCTGTCGTTGAAACGTTAGTTCAGGGTAGCAAAGAGGCCGTTAGGACAGAGGAAGAGGAAGATTTGGAGGCTTTAGCTGAAGCCGTTGCTGAAGATATCTTGGATAATGATGGGATTTACTTTTTGGGAGCTGGATCGACGATAAAGAGGATCAAGGATAAACTTGGCATAGATGGCACGTTGTTAGGAGTTGACGTGATCAGGGTGAAGGACGGGGGGGTGAAGTTGTTAGTTAAGGACGCTTCCGAAAAAGATCTATTGTCATTCCTTAAGGAGAGGCCTAAAGTAGTTGTAACGGTTATTGGTGGCCTTAACTTCCTATTTGGAAGGGGAAATCAGCAGTTCTCCCCAAGGGTGCTTAGCGAGATTAGCAAGGACGATGTTATAGTGGTTGCCACACCCTCAAAGATTAGGGAAGGGATCGTTAGGGTCTATACTGGGGATAGAAATGTTGATGAGAAATTCAAAGGTTACATACGGGTTAGAGTGTCTCCTTGGATGGAGAGGCTTGTAAAAGTAATTTAA
- a CDS encoding cell wall-binding repeat-containing protein has translation MRKVFGVLIPVLLVLSGVGVAQVSAETQSLVILVSDNEADLTLAQKVGELLNATVVVTKWGMFNESVISQIVDLSPDIVLIIGGPLAVVSVYKDELENLGINVTRIGGQDRVETNQGLIEFLLENYPDTLNNVTVAIAYGWDYAAMLHLRNKGCIIPILVKNDTVNETIVKQFRNVEIVRSKFSERIMKRVKEKVGVKVREVIANITSEEAKEAIEVAQEKVTLAESILANVTNPSAERLVELAKEKLELAKKAYEEGKYGEAFGLAVASRRLAEVVISYSTKEFERSMKMNYVMRLRLRIRVLERVMLRLEAGGANVSIEKELLEQAKMALKNGDIGKAKMLIEEIEKGLREKIKEKRINRGKGKKIGGR, from the coding sequence ATGAGGAAGGTATTTGGTGTATTAATTCCGGTGTTGTTAGTACTGAGCGGAGTTGGGGTTGCCCAAGTAAGTGCCGAGACACAGAGCTTGGTAATCTTAGTAAGTGACAATGAGGCTGATCTAACGCTTGCTCAAAAGGTTGGTGAGTTGCTAAATGCAACCGTCGTTGTAACGAAGTGGGGCATGTTTAACGAGTCAGTGATCTCCCAAATAGTCGACCTTAGCCCGGATATTGTTCTTATAATAGGTGGGCCTCTTGCAGTGGTTTCAGTATATAAAGATGAGTTGGAGAATCTTGGAATTAACGTTACGAGGATAGGCGGACAGGATAGAGTTGAGACTAACCAGGGTCTCATTGAGTTCCTGTTGGAAAACTATCCTGACACACTTAACAACGTAACCGTGGCAATAGCTTACGGATGGGACTATGCTGCAATGCTACATCTTAGAAACAAGGGCTGCATAATCCCGATCCTTGTAAAGAACGACACAGTAAATGAAACCATAGTGAAGCAGTTCAGGAATGTGGAGATAGTTAGGAGCAAGTTCAGTGAGAGAATAATGAAGAGGGTTAAGGAAAAGGTAGGGGTAAAAGTCAGGGAGGTAATTGCTAACATTACCTCTGAAGAAGCCAAGGAAGCCATTGAGGTAGCCCAGGAAAAAGTTACCCTTGCGGAAAGCATACTAGCTAATGTAACAAACCCAAGTGCTGAGAGGCTAGTGGAGTTAGCCAAGGAAAAGCTTGAACTTGCGAAGAAAGCTTACGAAGAGGGCAAGTATGGGGAAGCATTTGGCCTGGCCGTTGCATCAAGGAGGCTCGCTGAAGTAGTTATTAGCTATTCAACTAAGGAATTTGAAAGGAGCATGAAGATGAACTATGTTATGAGGCTTAGGCTTAGGATAAGGGTTCTTGAGAGGGTAATGCTAAGACTTGAAGCGGGTGGAGCTAACGTCTCTATCGAAAAGGAGCTCTTGGAGCAGGCAAAAATGGCACTAAAGAATGGAGACATAGGGAAGGCGAAGATGCTCATAGAGGAAATCGAAAAAGGTCTAAGAGAGAAAATCAAGGAAAAAAGGATAAATAGGGGGAAAGGAAAGAAGATAGGAGGGAGGTGA
- a CDS encoding cell wall-binding repeat-containing protein, with product MASAIPSSVAQAQNLIIFVSDNEADLTIAAKVSELLNAELVVTPWGIYDPNVSAKIIDMDPSLVIIIGGPVAVVDRYSEDFQSFGVSYTRLYGENRVETAMKVIEFIKKDYPDILRGAKFFAVYGWDLGGILRLREIMKEDKSVIPVFVGPNTTNLPVTISGVIVTSNSEKIMGRFKVGNVRVIQAKITRDVALKAIEYAQMAIENAKEVSGDQELLNSAMTLFDLAKKAFSEGDYEKAYALAFASLAKAQKTIVLGNVGKDSTLVMKLKSQLRLMWALVFRLEVKGQDVSQATYYLKLAEKALEEGKIDEAIIYLEKAKDSLKERVKGRMKWEPVRGRGRGRP from the coding sequence TTGGCATCTGCCATACCGAGTAGTGTCGCTCAGGCTCAGAACCTAATAATTTTTGTGAGCGATAATGAGGCTGATTTAACTATTGCGGCGAAGGTTAGCGAGCTCTTAAACGCTGAACTAGTCGTGACTCCATGGGGTATTTACGATCCCAATGTCAGTGCAAAGATAATTGATATGGATCCCAGTTTGGTAATAATAATTGGTGGACCTGTTGCTGTTGTTGACAGGTATTCTGAGGATTTTCAGAGTTTTGGAGTTTCATATACGAGGCTTTATGGGGAAAATAGAGTCGAGACTGCAATGAAAGTCATTGAGTTCATAAAGAAGGATTATCCAGATATTCTAAGGGGAGCTAAATTCTTTGCCGTTTATGGGTGGGATCTTGGTGGAATATTAAGGTTGAGGGAAATTATGAAGGAAGATAAGAGTGTAATCCCTGTGTTCGTTGGACCAAACACAACTAACCTTCCAGTAACCATCAGCGGTGTAATTGTCACTAGCAATTCTGAAAAGATTATGGGGAGGTTTAAAGTGGGAAATGTTAGGGTAATTCAGGCTAAGATAACTAGGGATGTAGCATTGAAGGCTATTGAATATGCCCAAATGGCAATAGAGAATGCCAAAGAGGTATCTGGGGATCAAGAATTATTGAATTCTGCAATGACTCTTTTCGATCTCGCTAAAAAAGCTTTCTCTGAGGGAGACTATGAGAAAGCGTATGCCCTTGCATTTGCATCTCTAGCAAAAGCTCAGAAAACTATCGTGCTTGGCAATGTTGGTAAAGACTCGACCCTGGTCATGAAGCTGAAGTCTCAGCTTAGGCTGATGTGGGCACTAGTCTTTAGGTTGGAGGTGAAGGGGCAGGACGTTTCCCAGGCAACCTATTATCTTAAGCTGGCTGAGAAGGCCTTAGAGGAAGGAAAAATAGACGAAGCCATAATATACCTAGAGAAAGCTAAGGATAGTCTAAAAGAGAGAGTCAAAGGTAGGATGAAGTGGGAACCTGTAAGGGGCAGGGGAAGAGGAAGACCATAG
- a CDS encoding OBG GTPase family GTP-binding protein, which produces MPTNVTAEYLAAEEEYRNAKTIPEKIRALEKMYALVPKHKGTEKLRLQIKRKLAELRKELERQRQQKKGGGYSLAVKKEGAAQIVLAGLPNVGKSELLRALTGVNVESAEYPFTTTEPIPAMMKYRDVQIQLVEVPGLLEGAALGKGMGPQLLAVIRNADAIAIVVDLSEDPIKQMEILLREFERAGIKVNKRRPRIEIRKTPSGGIVINGAENIKGDINEVMKMLREEKIHSAEITVKEPVTLEEFADALDDSLVWRKAIIIANKGDAPGSKENYEKLVKTYGDKFKIVPVSAKKKINLEAVKEALYEVADIIRVFTKSPGEEPAYPPIALKRGATVLDVAERIHKDLVKNFRYARVWGKSVKFPGQRVGPDHVLEDGDIVEIHAR; this is translated from the coding sequence ATGCCAACGAACGTTACGGCAGAGTACCTAGCGGCTGAAGAGGAGTATAGGAACGCCAAGACTATTCCAGAGAAGATCAGGGCACTTGAGAAGATGTACGCTTTAGTTCCAAAACACAAGGGAACCGAAAAGCTCAGACTGCAGATAAAGAGAAAGCTGGCAGAGCTAAGGAAGGAATTAGAAAGGCAGAGGCAACAGAAAAAGGGAGGAGGGTATTCATTAGCCGTAAAGAAAGAGGGAGCTGCTCAGATAGTCCTAGCCGGACTACCAAACGTTGGAAAATCTGAACTTCTTAGAGCATTAACCGGTGTCAACGTTGAGAGCGCTGAGTATCCATTCACAACAACAGAACCTATTCCTGCAATGATGAAGTATAGGGATGTACAAATACAGCTTGTAGAAGTTCCTGGGTTGCTGGAAGGGGCGGCATTAGGAAAAGGTATGGGACCTCAGCTCTTAGCAGTTATAAGAAATGCCGACGCAATAGCGATAGTTGTTGACCTGAGCGAAGATCCAATTAAGCAAATGGAAATCTTGCTCAGAGAGTTTGAGAGAGCAGGAATCAAAGTAAACAAGAGAAGACCAAGGATAGAAATCAGAAAGACTCCAAGCGGGGGAATAGTGATAAATGGGGCTGAAAACATAAAGGGAGATATAAATGAAGTAATGAAGATGCTTAGAGAAGAAAAGATACATTCAGCGGAAATAACTGTCAAGGAGCCCGTAACCTTGGAAGAATTTGCCGATGCTCTAGATGACAGTTTAGTTTGGAGGAAGGCTATAATAATTGCAAATAAAGGAGATGCCCCAGGAAGCAAGGAGAATTATGAAAAGTTAGTCAAAACATATGGAGATAAATTCAAGATTGTTCCTGTCTCCGCTAAAAAGAAAATAAATTTGGAGGCAGTTAAAGAAGCTCTATATGAAGTTGCTGATATAATTAGGGTTTTCACAAAGAGTCCTGGGGAAGAGCCTGCATATCCTCCAATCGCATTGAAGAGGGGAGCAACAGTTCTGGATGTTGCTGAGAGAATTCACAAGGATTTAGTGAAAAACTTCAGATACGCAAGAGTTTGGGGAAAAAGTGTAAAGTTCCCAGGACAAAGAGTTGGCCCGGATCACGTTCTAGAGGATGGCGACATCGTAGAAATTCATGCTAGGTGA
- a CDS encoding metal-dependent hydrolase produces the protein MVKVKFLGHAAFYIEGSKKILIDPFLNGNPQAAAKPEDFRDVDLILVTHAHGDHLGDAGEIAKLSGAKVVAMYDIANYISEKYRGVETVGMNYGPTEVDGVKIVQVPAWHSSSDGKYSIGNACGYIVEIDGVKIYHAGDTFVFRDMELFAELYGPIDVALLPIGGHFTMGPKEAAKAVELLKPKYVVPMHYNTWPPIAADPEEFKKLVGEKAKVVILKPGEELEL, from the coding sequence ATGGTAAAGGTGAAGTTCCTGGGGCATGCCGCGTTTTACATTGAGGGGAGCAAGAAGATACTCATCGATCCATTTTTGAACGGCAACCCACAGGCCGCGGCCAAGCCCGAGGACTTTAGGGATGTTGACCTGATCTTAGTTACACACGCCCATGGAGATCACCTTGGAGACGCGGGAGAGATAGCAAAGCTCAGCGGGGCGAAGGTAGTTGCGATGTACGACATAGCGAACTACATCAGCGAGAAGTACAGGGGGGTTGAGACCGTTGGAATGAACTATGGGCCAACGGAGGTGGATGGTGTTAAGATCGTTCAAGTTCCAGCGTGGCACTCAAGTAGCGATGGAAAGTACAGCATAGGAAATGCCTGCGGTTACATAGTTGAGATCGATGGCGTGAAGATATATCACGCCGGAGACACCTTCGTGTTTAGGGATATGGAGCTTTTCGCTGAGCTCTACGGGCCAATTGACGTTGCCTTACTCCCAATAGGTGGACACTTCACGATGGGGCCAAAGGAGGCCGCTAAGGCTGTAGAGTTGCTCAAGCCCAAGTACGTAGTCCCAATGCACTACAACACCTGGCCGCCGATAGCCGCTGATCCAGAGGAGTTCAAGAAGTTGGTGGGAGAAAAGGCAAAGGTAGTTATACTCAAGCCTGGAGAGGAATTAGAACTTTAA
- a CDS encoding DUF167 family protein encodes MLKETGKGTIIQIIVKPNAKENKIEGIDPWRNRLKVSVKAPPVGGKANKELVKFLSRFFGAEVEIIRGETSREKDILVKLKIEEVKRALKF; translated from the coding sequence ATGCTTAAAGAAACTGGAAAAGGAACAATTATTCAGATTATAGTTAAGCCAAATGCAAAAGAAAACAAAATAGAAGGCATAGATCCATGGAGAAATAGGCTGAAAGTGAGCGTTAAAGCCCCTCCAGTAGGAGGAAAAGCTAACAAGGAACTAGTCAAGTTTCTCTCAAGATTCTTTGGTGCAGAAGTAGAGATAATTAGGGGGGAAACTTCAAGGGAGAAGGATATCCTCGTAAAACTAAAGATAGAAGAAGTCAAAAGAGCATTAAAGTTCTAA
- the ftsY gene encoding signal recognition particle-docking protein FtsY, protein MFGKLKEKLRSFVKRVEENVEKEEKEAEKKGLLDKLLMVEIKEKDVDEALDELELELLEADVALEVVDALREKIKEKLVGRKVRIGTDKEKIIEEAVREAISEILETSRRINLIEEIKKAEKPYIIMFVGFNGSGKTTTIAKIAYWLKKNGFSVVIAASDTFRAGAIEQLEEHAKRVGVRVIKHSYGADPAAVAYDAIQHAKARGIDVVLIDTAGRSETNRNLMDEMKKIARVTKPNLVVFVGDALAGNAIVEQARQFNEAVKIDAVVLTKLDADARGGAALSISHVIDAPIIFVGVGQGYDDLMPFDKNWFLERIFGEANA, encoded by the coding sequence ATGTTTGGAAAGCTCAAGGAGAAATTAAGGTCATTTGTAAAGAGGGTTGAGGAGAACGTCGAAAAGGAGGAGAAAGAAGCTGAGAAAAAGGGATTATTGGATAAACTGCTGATGGTCGAGATAAAGGAGAAAGATGTGGATGAGGCACTGGATGAGCTAGAGCTCGAGCTTTTAGAGGCAGATGTGGCCTTAGAAGTTGTTGATGCCCTTAGAGAGAAGATAAAGGAAAAATTAGTCGGGAGGAAAGTCAGGATAGGAACCGACAAGGAAAAAATCATCGAAGAAGCCGTTAGAGAGGCCATATCCGAAATACTTGAGACATCTAGGAGGATAAATCTGATAGAAGAGATAAAGAAGGCCGAAAAGCCGTACATAATAATGTTCGTCGGATTCAATGGCTCAGGAAAAACGACCACAATAGCGAAGATAGCGTACTGGCTCAAGAAGAACGGCTTCAGCGTTGTGATAGCGGCAAGCGACACCTTCAGAGCTGGAGCAATCGAACAGTTAGAGGAACACGCCAAGAGAGTTGGAGTTAGGGTTATAAAGCACTCCTACGGCGCAGATCCTGCCGCGGTGGCCTATGATGCAATTCAACATGCCAAGGCTAGAGGTATTGATGTTGTCCTCATAGACACCGCTGGAAGGAGCGAGACTAACAGGAATCTCATGGATGAAATGAAGAAGATAGCAAGGGTTACAAAGCCGAACTTGGTGGTCTTTGTGGGCGATGCACTAGCTGGAAATGCGATAGTTGAGCAGGCAAGGCAGTTCAACGAGGCAGTGAAGATAGATGCTGTGGTGCTCACAAAGCTAGATGCAGACGCAAGGGGAGGGGCGGCGTTAAGCATAAGCCACGTCATAGATGCACCAATAATATTCGTCGGCGTTGGTCAGGGCTATGACGACCTAATGCCATTCGATAAAAACTGGTTCCTTGAAAGGATATTCGGTGAGGCCAATGCTTAA